A genomic segment from Rhizoctonia solani chromosome 11, complete sequence encodes:
- a CDS encoding Retrotransposable element Tf2 protein codes for MSPLFTILITPEKKAESLEVLIDSGATSSFLHPRTAEALRLPLIDLPSPRTVTMLNGLSPQAGKIWKKANLTFSFDGKRMTETFLICNTGSHAAILGLKWLDAHNPEIDWNQRTLSFPHAPPEHVAIAEEEEADQNPLKGIPSKYHQYAKVFGEQEFNKLPPHRHYDIGIDLTEEGPLNSLLYSMTDAKSATLKDWLRDELKAGKICPSKSSISSPVMFVPKKDGSRHLVVNYCRLNNRTKKNVYLPRPDNLMAQLCGAKVFTKLDLRWGYNNVQVKEGDKWKTAFQTKYGLYKSLVMTFGLTNAPAAFQHFMNKLFKDLLDVCVIIYLDDILIYSKDDASHTQHVHEVLKQLMENQLFCKASKCTFHATPVEYLGIIVSNKGFGLDKLKIQAVQEWPVPTKVKEVQLFLGFANFLCCFVANFSHMARPLHNLVKKDTLWKWDTKEQEAFQGLKVAITNAPVLCHADPSKPYFLETDASGAALGFLSESFKGAKQNYDTHNKELLAIIRSFEYWRIFLEGTKHPITVFTNHRNLEYWKESCTFNRRHARWHLLLAGYNFQIVYRPGKQLGKPDALSQQLDHADIPPEPQSMLPNPVFANVALVTPEKELQRQIELSLDQDKSLEEILQFLQNKSKAPPSIKRTFKDYKMEADLLFYQGRIVVPDVGTLRTDLLRIFHNSPLAGHPGRQRTLELVSRSYYWPGIRADTYWHVDSCKTCQRIRKPKYASIPPQPLELPVRPWQHVSYNMIVDLPKDGSHNSILVIVNSFTKYGIFVKCSKKLKAPKLAELFLENVWKHHGMPEKTISNQGRVFNNRFLRALYKCLGIDPHFSSAYHPQSDGQMEHVNPSIEHFLRAYLGVNQRDWTRWLPMAEFAYNNAVHSSMGKTPFKALYGWEPTLTPSNVPTDVPEADNLAQAMEAVERTGEQGNPTEFEIGEEVWLDAKNVNLKTLSPKLMEQRLGPFKVIKKISNQAYRLELPPTMQIHNIFYVGLLSKVKRDKKRAFKNCPPPVTVDGEEEYKVEGITNAKERNGKWFFQVKWEGYGSEENTWEPQENLKNAEKILEKYKKDMKKKALGAAKALRGGAVL; via the exons ATGTCACCACTCTTCACTATTTTGATCacaccagagaaaaaagcggaatcactagaagtcctgatagactcaggcgccacctcatcttTCCTCCACCCCCGTACCGCGGAAGCACTCCGCCTACCCCTCATAGATCTCCCTTCACCCCgcactgttactatgctcaatgggttgagcccccaggctggcaaaatttggaagaaggctaacctaaccttctcctttgatggcaaacgtatgactgagaccttcctaatttgcaacacagggtcccatgccgccatcttgggattgaaatggttagatgcccataatccagaaattgattggaatcaacgcaccctctcctttccccacgCACCACCGGAACACGtagccattgctgaagaggaggaagctgaccaAAACCCCCTCAAAGGAATCCcttccaagtaccatcaatacgccaaggtatttggagagcaagaattcaataagctcccCCCGCACCggcattatgacattgggattgatctaacagaagaaggccccttgaactctctgctatatagcatgactgacgccaaatccgccacgctcaaagattggctcagggatgaactcaaggcaggcaagatctgccccagtaaatcttctatcagttcccccgtaatgtttgtacccaaaaaggatggttcccgccatTTGGTTGTCAATTATTGCCGCCTTAACAACCGCACCAAGAAGAACGTCTACCTTCCCCGtccagacaacctcatggcccagctctgtggtgccaaggtctttactaaGCTAGACTTGcgttggggttacaacaacgtacaggtaaaggaaggtgacaaatggaagaccgcATTCCAAACTAAGTACGGcctctacaaatccctggttatgacctttggcttaacaaatgcccctgccgcctttcagcattttatgaacaaactattcaaggatttactggatgtatgcgtcattatttaccttgatgacatcctgatatactctaaggatgacgcatcacatacacaacacgttcatgaggtcctgaAGCAattaatggagaaccaattgttctgcaaaGCATCCAAGTGCACGTTCCACGCCACCCCTGTGGAgtacctgggaatcattgtctccAATAAGGGTTTcggcctggataagctcaaaatccaggcggtacaagaatggccagtACCTActaaggtcaaagaagtccaattgtttctaggatttgccaacttcctttgttgttttgttgccaactttagccacatggctaggccgttacataacctagtcaagaaagacacgctgtggaaatgggacaccaaggaacaagaagccttccaaggattaaaggttgccatcaccaacgccccagttCTTTGCCACGCTGATCCGtccaaaccctacttcctggaaacagatgcctcCGGCGCAGCtctag GGTTCCTATCAGAGtccttcaaaggtgccaaacagaactatgacacccacaataaggaactccttgcaatcatacgttcctttgagtactggcggaTTTTCTTAGAAGGAACCAAGCATCCAATCACCGTGTTTACCAACCACCGCAACctagaatactggaaggaatcctgCACATTCAACCGGCGCCACGCACGTtggcacttactccttgctgggtataacttccaaattgtatacAGGCCAGGAAAACAATtgggaaaaccagatgccctgtcACAACAATTGGATCACGCAGACATTCCACCAGAACCCCAGTCTATGTTGCCAAACCCagtatttgccaatgttgccTTAGTTACACCGGAGAAAgagctacaacgccagattgagtTGTCCCTGGACCAGGACAAATcactggaagaaatcctccagttcctacaaaacaagtccaaagcacCCCCTTCAATCAAACGCACGTTTAAAGATTACAAGATGGAGGCTGATCTACttttctaccaaggacggattgtagtccctgacgTTGGGACACTAAGGACGGACCTACTCcgcatcttccacaacagtcccttggcaggacatccaggaagaCAGCGCACCCTagagttggtatcaaggagctactactggcctggcatccgtgctgacacctactggcatgtggattcctgcAAGACTtgtcaacggatcaggaagcccaaataCGCGTCCATTCCCCCTCAGCCTCTTGAACTCCCCGTCAGGCCCTGGCAGCACGtgtcttacaacatgatagtagacctccCTAAGGACGGAAGCCACAACTCAATCCTAGTAATTGTCAACAGTTTCACAAAGTACGGGATATTTgtaaaatgctccaagaaactcaaggcacccaagttagcggaactattcctggaaaatGTGTGGAAACACCACGGTATGCCGGAAAAGACCATATCCAACcaaggaagggtcttcaacaacagaTTCTTACGGGCTCTATACAAAtgccttggcattgaccctCATTTCTCCTCTgcctaccacccccagagtgACGGACAAATGGAACACGTCAACCCCTCTATTGAACATTTTCTTAGGGCTTACTTGGGGGTTAATCAAAGGGATTGGACcagatggctcccaatggcagaatttgcgtacaacaatgccgtacatagcagcatGGGCAAGACCCCTTTCAAAGCtttgtatggatgggaacctacGTTAACCCCATCTaacgtaccaacagatgtACCAGAAGCGGACAACCTGGCACAAGCAATGGAGGCAGTGGAAAGAA CCGGAGAGCAAGGAAACCCAACagaatttgagattggagaagaagtttggctggacgccaaaaatgtcaacctcaaaaccttgagtcccaagctaatGGAACAGCGCCTAGGACCGTTTAAGGTCATcaaaaaaatctccaaccaagcttaccgcctagaactccctcCAACAATGCAAATCCACAACATCTTCTACGTAGGACTCCTATCAAAGGtaaaaagggacaaaaaacGCGCCTTCAAGAATTGCCCtccaccagtcactgtggacggagaagaagaatacaaggtggaagggataaccaatgccaaagaaaggaatgggaagtggtttttccaagtcaaatgggaGGGGTATGGATCTGaagaaaacacgtgggaaccccaagaaaacttaaaaaatgcggaaaaaattttagaaaaatacaaaaaagacatgaaaaagaaggcccttggtgctgccaaggcccttagagggggggcagtgttgtag